In Synechococcus sp. Nb3U1, one DNA window encodes the following:
- a CDS encoding DegT/DnrJ/EryC1/StrS family aminotransferase, with translation MTDEPIPLLDLTLQYRALASELQPQVQALLASGQYIGGAAVRHFEELFSQFLGGGDLETIGCNSGTDALVLALRALGIQPGDEVITTAFSFFASAEAIDLVGARPVFVDVDPHTFNLDPALLEAKISPHTKAIIPVHLFGQAANMTEILAIAQRYGLAVIEDCAQAVGACWGGKPVGAWGDVGCFSFFPTKNLGAAGDGGAVVTRNPELARQVRILKEHGQARQYQHDQIGINSRLDALQAVILSVKLPHLREWNWRRQGIAEVYHRLLQGIPGLILPRVAVGGNSVWHQYTVRVAGADPTDPHRRDSLQQHLKDRGISSRIYYPIPLHRQPVYQKLGYKLGDLPHAETCAAQVLSLPCFPELTTQQQERVAEAIAEMLREEMGL, from the coding sequence ATGACGGATGAACCTATCCCACTTTTGGATTTGACCCTGCAATATCGTGCTCTGGCTAGTGAGCTTCAGCCTCAGGTGCAAGCGCTGCTGGCCTCTGGGCAATACATTGGTGGGGCTGCTGTCCGGCATTTTGAGGAGCTGTTTTCCCAGTTTTTGGGGGGCGGGGATCTGGAGACCATTGGCTGCAATTCTGGAACGGATGCGTTAGTGCTGGCCTTACGGGCCCTCGGGATCCAGCCGGGGGATGAGGTGATCACCACGGCCTTCAGTTTTTTTGCCTCTGCCGAAGCGATCGATCTGGTGGGGGCACGCCCCGTTTTTGTGGATGTGGATCCCCATACCTTTAACCTCGATCCGGCTCTCCTGGAAGCCAAAATTTCTCCGCACACCAAGGCAATCATCCCGGTGCATCTGTTTGGTCAAGCAGCCAACATGACCGAGATTCTGGCGATTGCACAGCGGTATGGATTGGCGGTCATTGAAGATTGTGCCCAAGCGGTTGGGGCCTGCTGGGGGGGCAAACCCGTGGGTGCCTGGGGGGATGTGGGCTGTTTCAGCTTCTTCCCCACCAAAAATCTGGGGGCGGCTGGGGATGGGGGGGCAGTGGTCACCCGCAACCCGGAATTGGCCCGCCAAGTACGCATCCTCAAGGAACACGGCCAAGCTCGGCAATACCAACATGATCAAATCGGTATCAACAGCCGCCTCGATGCGCTGCAAGCGGTGATTTTGTCGGTTAAGTTGCCCCATTTGCGGGAATGGAACTGGCGCCGGCAGGGGATTGCGGAGGTTTACCATCGCCTATTGCAAGGGATCCCTGGCTTGATCCTGCCCAGGGTGGCGGTGGGAGGGAACTCCGTTTGGCATCAATATACGGTGCGGGTTGCCGGGGCTGACCCGACGGATCCCCATCGCCGGGATTCTTTACAACAGCACCTGAAGGATCGGGGCATTAGCAGCCGTATTTACTACCCCATCCCCTTACATCGACAACCGGTGTACCAAAAACTGGGGTATAAACTTGGGGATCTGCCCCACGCCGAAACCTGTGCGGCCCAGGTCTTATCTTTGCCCTGCTTCCCTGAACTGACCACCCAACAACAAGAACGTGTGGCGGAGGCCATCGCAGAGATGCTCAGAGAGGAAATGGGTTTATAA
- a CDS encoding glycosyltransferase — protein sequence MPHATPASSTHPESPLVPIRIPFLPQLGPIQLSLVIPTYNEASSIRDLVSQLCAHLDANLFGAYELIVVDDDSPDYTAKLAQELQQEFPQLKVICRHQERGLATAVLRGWQAAQGEVLGVIDGDLQHPPEMILKLWQQMQRGADLAVGSRYAESGGVSYWSLGRRIISRGAQLIGLAVLPGILGRVSDPLSGLFLVRRKSIAGIPLNPKGYKLLIEVLARGKVGTIEEVGYIFQERQNGQSKIQLQTCIQYLHHLIYLRFSLGPLGSFLRFSTVGLSGTFVDMALLYLLHDPTNLGWGLMASKLISSEVAILNNFLWNDLWTFRSVTKLQPGALNRLKRLVKFNIICLIGLSLNSLLLILLSERLGIHYLLANLIAIGIVVFWNFYLNFKLSWRVTEVKPNPDKNNL from the coding sequence ATGCCTCATGCCACTCCCGCTTCATCCACGCATCCCGAATCCCCTCTCGTCCCCATCCGGATTCCGTTCCTACCCCAGCTCGGCCCCATCCAACTTTCGCTGGTCATTCCCACCTACAACGAGGCCTCTAGCATTCGCGACCTAGTCAGCCAGTTGTGCGCCCACCTGGATGCCAACCTGTTTGGGGCCTATGAGCTGATCGTGGTGGACGACGATAGCCCCGATTACACAGCCAAGCTGGCTCAGGAGCTGCAACAGGAGTTCCCGCAATTAAAAGTGATTTGTCGCCATCAGGAACGGGGCTTAGCTACAGCCGTGCTGCGAGGGTGGCAGGCCGCTCAAGGGGAAGTGTTGGGGGTGATTGACGGGGACTTGCAGCATCCACCGGAGATGATCCTCAAGTTGTGGCAGCAGATGCAAAGGGGAGCAGACTTGGCAGTGGGCAGCCGCTACGCGGAGTCAGGCGGGGTAAGCTACTGGAGTTTGGGCCGACGCATTATTTCTCGTGGAGCACAACTGATTGGGTTGGCCGTCCTGCCAGGGATCCTAGGGCGTGTTTCGGATCCCTTGAGTGGGTTATTTCTGGTTCGGCGCAAATCCATTGCCGGGATCCCGCTCAACCCCAAAGGCTACAAGCTGCTGATCGAGGTGCTGGCTCGGGGCAAAGTGGGAACTATCGAAGAAGTTGGTTATATCTTTCAGGAGCGCCAAAACGGCCAGAGCAAGATCCAACTGCAAACTTGTATTCAGTACCTGCACCATCTCATTTACCTGCGCTTCTCGTTAGGGCCATTAGGATCCTTTTTGCGCTTTAGCACGGTGGGGCTTTCCGGTACCTTTGTGGATATGGCTTTGCTCTATTTGCTGCATGACCCAACCAATTTGGGCTGGGGTCTCATGGCCAGCAAACTGATCTCTTCAGAAGTCGCTATCCTAAATAACTTCCTTTGGAATGATCTATGGACGTTTCGCAGTGTAACCAAGCTGCAACCCGGTGCATTGAATCGGCTGAAGCGACTGGTCAAGTTCAATATCATCTGCCTGATTGGCCTGTCGCTCAACTCTTTGTTGTTGATTTTGCTGAGTGAGCGTCTCGGCATCCATTACCTGTTAGCCAACCTGATCGCCATCGGTATCGTCGTGTTTTGGAACTTTTACCTGAATTTCAAACTGAGTTGGCGAGTCACGGAAGTCAAACCTAACCCTGACAAGAACAACCTCTAA
- a CDS encoding Nif11-like leader peptide family natural product precursor, which yields MSTQAAAEFLDKVGEDASLLEELAKALEAEDDRGAAAQLAISKGYEVTPDELWEEVQKRQADFSQRQDAGELSDEELEAVAGGEAVIATAVIATISTIASAVIPLTPQIKIPKPKW from the coding sequence ATGAGCACTCAAGCTGCTGCTGAGTTCCTGGATAAGGTTGGTGAAGATGCTTCTCTGCTAGAAGAGTTAGCCAAGGCTCTGGAAGCTGAGGATGATCGGGGTGCTGCCGCCCAGCTAGCCATTAGCAAGGGCTATGAAGTGACTCCTGATGAGCTTTGGGAAGAAGTGCAAAAGCGCCAAGCTGATTTCTCCCAGCGTCAAGATGCGGGTGAACTCTCTGATGAAGAGCTGGAAGCTGTAGCGGGTGGTGAAGCTGTAATTGCTACTGCGGTAATTGCTACAATTAGTACAATCGCATCAGCGGTGATTCCCTTGACTCCTCAAATCAAAATTCCTAAGCCGAAGTGGTAG
- a CDS encoding Nif11-like leader peptide family RiPP precursor has translation MSDEELKSVAREVAITPSLASPLGLLGPYPGPSDNFLLCVGMADRAHSLSQAVRFLRLQANLNNRFRLFDGRLSLFVYWIFNMSTQAAAEFLDKVGEDASLLEELAKALEAEDDRGAAAQLAISKGYEVTPDELWEEVQKRQADFSQRQDAGELSDEELEAVAGGEAVIATAIISAISTIASAAIPLTPQIKIPKPKW, from the coding sequence TTGTCTGATGAAGAGCTAAAGTCTGTTGCTAGAGAGGTTGCAATTACCCCATCGCTGGCATCTCCTTTAGGGTTACTTGGGCCTTACCCCGGCCCAAGTGATAATTTTCTTCTTTGTGTAGGAATGGCTGATAGAGCGCACAGCCTCTCACAAGCTGTCCGTTTTCTCAGACTTCAAGCAAATCTTAACAATCGATTCCGACTGTTTGATGGTAGATTATCTTTGTTCGTTTATTGGATCTTCAATATGAGCACTCAAGCTGCTGCTGAGTTCCTGGATAAGGTTGGTGAAGATGCTTCTCTGCTAGAAGAGTTAGCCAAGGCTCTGGAAGCTGAGGATGATCGGGGTGCTGCCGCCCAGCTAGCCATTAGCAAGGGCTATGAAGTGACTCCTGATGAGCTTTGGGAAGAAGTGCAAAAGCGCCAAGCTGATTTCTCCCAGCGTCAAGATGCGGGTGAACTCTCTGATGAAGAGCTGGAAGCTGTAGCGGGTGGTGAAGCTGTAATTGCTACCGCAATTATCAGTGCCATTAGTACTATTGCCTCAGCGGCGATTCCCTTGACTCCTCAAATCAAAATTCCTAAGCCGAAGTGGTAG
- a CDS encoding Nif11-like leader peptide family natural product precursor has protein sequence MKIISLEVVGGFLKKVAQDEDLMNKLARTMEAEDDRAAVTQLAIRKGYEVIPDELRAEVQRRQAESQIKVSCLMKS, from the coding sequence ATGAAAATTATAAGTTTAGAAGTAGTTGGTGGTTTCCTAAAAAAAGTGGCCCAGGATGAGGACTTGATGAATAAACTGGCACGAACGATGGAAGCTGAGGATGATCGTGCAGCTGTGACTCAGCTAGCCATTCGCAAAGGCTATGAAGTGATCCCGGATGAATTGCGGGCGGAGGTGCAAAGGCGCCAAGCTGAGAGTCAGATCAAAGTGAGTTGTCTGATGAAGAGCTAA
- a CDS encoding Nif11-like leader peptide family natural product precursor — protein MSAEAVNDFLKKVAEDEALMGELAQAMEAEDDRAAVAQLAISKGYDVTPDELWAEVQKRQSEAGTELSDEELESVAGGFLFPIPGFPGFPGGGGGLPFPLPKIPKPKW, from the coding sequence ATGAGTGCAGAAGCTGTTAACGACTTTCTCAAGAAGGTTGCAGAGGATGAGGCTTTGATGGGTGAGTTAGCACAGGCAATGGAAGCTGAGGACGATCGCGCGGCTGTGGCTCAGCTAGCTATTAGCAAAGGCTATGACGTAACCCCCGATGAATTGTGGGCGGAAGTCCAAAAGCGCCAATCAGAAGCAGGTACCGAATTGAGTGATGAAGAATTGGAGTCTGTGGCTGGTGGATTCCTCTTCCCGATCCCAGGATTTCCAGGATTCCCTGGCGGTGGTGGTGGACTTCCTTTCCCCTTGCCCAAAATTCCTAAGCCCAAGTGGTAG
- a CDS encoding MBL fold metallo-hydrolase has product MSDILTFARGSQFLAVNGNDQICYTVQPLIQALLQDFVDTHDLGLSIQRGLQVQPEVAEALFDIDISSPEPFSLKPQFLFPETNPLLGLFFSNTRIPSFLRREGREVIQDEAILPAIHQLLAQCGRGTQTRQQILEQVPEAVHPLLEKLMASQVLVGQPQAPIAATLGSAGVYRLQHAALLYRSGSTGILVDPQFHSNYGREGLKGDITRAMVEGQVDAILISHSHYDHWHYPTLMMFPADIPVIVPKVPRPSLMCEDMEGRLRSLGFERVIAVDWYADPICIGDIEVHVLPFYGEQPLVPRFDSPQHPDLRNWGNTYLLRGEEFTSWFLIDAGFEPAASMVEVAEYVRDHFAPLDHLISNFQALSYNSIGTDLSSWGIDIVANLLSNPRIFSVTNEQEGGYIATLGPAGVAELSSITQAKACLPYADSWSDLGTPGIHDQELIEATLTELKKRGAATEVIPWHIGDGYVRPQPGSPHQLLRNAIRPGR; this is encoded by the coding sequence ATGAGTGACATCCTTACTTTTGCTCGGGGATCCCAGTTCTTGGCTGTGAATGGCAACGACCAGATTTGCTATACTGTGCAGCCATTGATACAGGCACTGTTGCAGGATTTTGTAGATACCCATGACTTGGGGCTTTCCATTCAGCGGGGGTTGCAGGTGCAGCCGGAGGTGGCGGAGGCTTTGTTCGATATTGATATAAGCTCGCCAGAGCCATTCTCTCTCAAGCCGCAGTTTCTGTTCCCGGAGACGAACCCGCTCCTCGGCCTTTTCTTTAGCAACACGCGGATCCCGTCCTTTTTGCGCCGGGAGGGGCGAGAGGTGATTCAGGATGAGGCGATCTTGCCTGCTATTCATCAGTTGCTGGCGCAGTGTGGTCGGGGTACCCAAACCCGTCAACAGATTCTCGAGCAGGTGCCAGAAGCGGTTCATCCCCTGCTGGAAAAGCTGATGGCCTCGCAAGTCTTGGTGGGGCAACCACAGGCACCGATTGCTGCCACCCTGGGATCCGCTGGGGTTTATCGCCTGCAACATGCAGCGCTCCTTTACCGCTCTGGCAGCACGGGTATTTTGGTGGATCCGCAGTTTCACTCCAACTACGGGCGGGAAGGTCTAAAGGGGGATATCACCCGCGCCATGGTGGAAGGCCAAGTGGATGCCATTCTTATTTCCCACAGCCATTACGACCACTGGCATTACCCCACCCTGATGATGTTTCCTGCGGATATTCCGGTGATTGTGCCTAAGGTGCCTCGGCCCAGCTTAATGTGCGAGGACATGGAAGGACGCTTGCGCAGCCTAGGGTTTGAGCGGGTGATCGCGGTGGATTGGTACGCCGATCCCATTTGCATTGGGGATATTGAGGTGCATGTGCTGCCGTTCTATGGGGAGCAGCCTTTGGTGCCTCGCTTCGACAGCCCACAACACCCGGATCTGCGCAATTGGGGCAATACTTACCTATTGCGGGGTGAGGAGTTTACCTCCTGGTTTTTGATCGATGCGGGGTTTGAGCCGGCGGCTTCGATGGTGGAGGTGGCGGAATATGTACGGGATCACTTTGCCCCCTTGGATCACCTGATCAGCAATTTCCAAGCCCTCTCCTACAATTCCATTGGCACCGACCTCTCCAGTTGGGGGATCGATATTGTTGCCAACCTGCTCAGTAACCCGCGCATTTTTTCCGTCACCAACGAGCAGGAGGGCGGCTACATTGCCACTTTAGGGCCAGCGGGAGTGGCGGAGCTGTCTAGCATTACCCAAGCGAAAGCCTGTTTGCCCTATGCCGATAGCTGGTCGGATTTGGGTACCCCAGGGATCCATGATCAAGAATTGATTGAGGCCACCCTCACCGAACTGAAGAAACGAGGCGCGGCAACGGAGGTGATCCCCTGGCACATTGGGGATGGCTATGTGCGTCCGCAGCCGGGATCCCCCCATCAACTGCTTCGGAATGCCATTCGTCCGGGCCGGTAA
- a CDS encoding EAL domain-containing protein produces MSCSACETLPTLPQGRGRLFLWVPIPHSHSKLLNALTAKPTGPQTPVQLDVQALEDLGLAISIAEGSLKSTLEHIAGILAIEEMHSSRALFLPGDREPRWQDCGRVELLPQLLHRAHAELLLQVLAENRLTSHFQPIVCARDPNQVVAHEALMRGITSHGDLISPGSLFEMARAAHLLYQLDLAARRTAIQAAIQHNLAGDLFINFNPTAIYDPAFCLRSTVWAITRSGIPPERIVFEVSESDRSQDIRHLQEILRFYREAGFRVALDDLGSGYASLNLIHQLHPDLIKLDMQLIRGVDRDPYKAAIARKILELAQSLEITTVAEGVETPGELQWVQERGVDLVQGFLMGKPAPVPIRLTPTGIPCTTAHAHS; encoded by the coding sequence ATGTCTTGTTCCGCCTGTGAAACTCTGCCAACCCTGCCGCAAGGACGGGGACGGTTGTTTCTTTGGGTGCCGATTCCCCATAGCCACAGTAAATTGCTGAACGCTCTAACTGCAAAGCCTACAGGCCCCCAAACGCCTGTACAGCTAGATGTCCAAGCGCTGGAGGATCTGGGATTGGCCATCTCCATTGCCGAGGGCAGTCTTAAATCCACTTTGGAACACATTGCCGGGATCCTGGCTATCGAAGAAATGCACTCCAGTCGCGCCTTGTTTTTGCCGGGGGATAGGGAGCCACGATGGCAGGATTGTGGGCGGGTGGAGCTGTTGCCACAATTGTTACACCGCGCCCATGCGGAGCTTCTATTGCAGGTTTTGGCGGAGAATCGACTAACCAGCCATTTTCAGCCCATCGTCTGTGCACGGGATCCCAACCAGGTGGTGGCCCACGAAGCCCTGATGCGGGGGATCACTAGCCATGGGGATTTGATTAGCCCTGGCTCGTTGTTTGAGATGGCTCGTGCGGCTCATTTGCTGTACCAGTTGGATTTGGCTGCCCGCCGCACCGCCATTCAAGCGGCAATTCAACACAACCTAGCAGGGGATCTGTTCATCAATTTCAACCCCACCGCCATTTACGATCCGGCCTTTTGTCTGCGCTCCACCGTTTGGGCCATTACTCGATCCGGGATCCCACCCGAGCGGATTGTTTTTGAGGTGAGTGAATCGGATCGCAGCCAGGATATTCGACATTTACAGGAGATTTTACGGTTTTATCGGGAGGCGGGCTTTCGCGTTGCCCTCGATGACCTCGGCTCTGGCTATGCCTCGTTGAACTTAATCCATCAATTACACCCTGACTTGATCAAGCTGGATATGCAGTTGATCCGGGGGGTAGATCGGGATCCCTACAAGGCTGCCATCGCCCGAAAGATCCTAGAACTGGCCCAAAGCCTGGAGATCACCACTGTTGCAGAAGGAGTGGAAACTCCTGGTGAGTTGCAGTGGGTGCAAGAGCGGGGAGTGGATTTGGTGCAGGGTTTTTTGATGGGCAAACCCGCTCCGGTTCCCATTCGTCTGACCCCAACCGGGATCCCTTGCACCACAGCCCACGCGCACTCCTAG
- a CDS encoding MFS transporter, with the protein MPPSPSALHFILLLGIVSLCADATYEGARSISGAFLGSLGASGTVVGLVAGGGELLAYGLRLGVGFLSDRSGRYWQLTTLGYLINTAVIPALAWVGSWPVAALLLLTERTGKGIRTPPRDVLLSHAAMQVGRGFGFGLHEAMDQIGAVGGPLMVAAMIWAGYGFRGGFWVLGIPALIGLGVLGLGQWLYPNPREFEPHSPAPETKGLPKVFWLYLLAAAAVAMGFADFPLIALHLQQVNAEGSDGVRIPLLYALAMGVDAVAALLCGRLFDRVGLWSLVGAVGVACGFAPLAFSGRYDLALLGMTLWGVGMGAQESIMKAAVAGMVAPERRGLAFGLFTSAYGLAWFLGSALMGVLYDWSLRGLVIFSVSAQGLGVVILVALL; encoded by the coding sequence ATGCCCCCTTCACCCAGTGCCCTGCACTTTATTCTGCTGCTGGGGATCGTCAGCTTGTGCGCGGATGCCACCTATGAAGGGGCGCGCAGTATTTCTGGTGCTTTTTTGGGATCCCTGGGAGCAAGCGGAACCGTTGTCGGGTTGGTGGCAGGTGGCGGAGAGTTGTTGGCCTATGGGCTGCGCTTGGGGGTGGGCTTTTTGAGCGATCGCAGCGGGCGTTACTGGCAGCTCACCACCTTGGGCTACCTGATCAACACGGCTGTGATCCCTGCTTTGGCCTGGGTGGGCAGTTGGCCTGTGGCGGCCCTTCTCTTGCTGACAGAACGCACGGGCAAAGGGATCCGCACCCCCCCGCGGGATGTGTTGCTCTCTCATGCGGCGATGCAGGTGGGGCGGGGCTTTGGGTTCGGGCTGCACGAAGCAATGGATCAGATTGGGGCTGTGGGTGGGCCGCTGATGGTGGCAGCGATGATCTGGGCTGGGTACGGGTTTCGCGGCGGGTTTTGGGTGCTCGGGATCCCCGCTTTGATCGGGCTGGGGGTGCTGGGTCTTGGGCAATGGCTCTATCCTAACCCGAGGGAGTTTGAACCCCATTCTCCGGCACCAGAAACGAAAGGCTTGCCGAAGGTGTTTTGGCTGTATTTGCTGGCTGCCGCTGCTGTGGCGATGGGGTTTGCAGATTTTCCTTTGATCGCGTTGCATCTACAGCAGGTCAATGCGGAGGGGAGTGACGGCGTGAGGATCCCGTTGCTCTATGCCTTGGCCATGGGGGTGGATGCGGTGGCAGCGCTGCTATGTGGGAGGCTGTTTGATCGGGTCGGGCTGTGGAGCTTGGTGGGGGCGGTAGGGGTGGCCTGTGGCTTTGCGCCTCTGGCTTTTTCCGGTCGCTACGATCTGGCGTTGCTGGGCATGACCCTCTGGGGGGTTGGCATGGGGGCACAGGAGTCGATCATGAAGGCAGCCGTGGCCGGGATGGTGGCTCCTGAGCGGCGGGGCTTGGCGTTTGGGCTGTTCACCAGTGCCTATGGATTGGCTTGGTTTTTGGGCAGCGCCCTGATGGGGGTTCTTTACGATTGGTCTTTGCGGGGCTTGGTAATCTTCTCAGTGTCGGCACAAGGGTTGGGGGTGGTCATTCTGGTAGCTCTGCTGTAG
- a CDS encoding DUF190 domain-containing protein, with amino-acid sequence MFDNEATVYQLDIYIGESNRWQGKPLYLALLELARQQGLAGGTVMRAIAGFGRNSRIRSSSLLELSTDLPILVTFIDEAAKIEAFLPEVKTMISDGLVTVHRVEILHHVPQPRP; translated from the coding sequence ATGTTCGACAACGAAGCGACCGTTTACCAGCTGGACATCTACATCGGCGAATCCAATCGTTGGCAGGGTAAGCCCCTCTACTTGGCTCTCTTGGAATTGGCCCGTCAGCAAGGCTTGGCCGGGGGCACTGTGATGAGAGCAATCGCGGGCTTTGGTCGCAACAGCCGGATTCGTAGTAGCAGCCTTCTGGAGCTTTCGACCGACCTGCCGATTTTGGTTACGTTCATTGACGAAGCAGCAAAAATAGAAGCCTTCCTACCCGAGGTCAAAACCATGATTTCCGATGGTTTGGTCACTGTTCATAGGGTAGAAATTTTGCACCATGTCCCCCAACCCAGACCTTGA
- the crcB gene encoding fluoride efflux transporter CrcB: MGLWMQPLWTYLSHSLASFSLRVPFAIGLGAIGGSLSRYYLSLWFAERFGPSFPYGTLIINLSGCGAMGWFMTLAMERASLSPEVRLLVGVGFLGSYTTFSTYELDSFSLWQQHRFGIGLFYWLGSSLFGALAMEFGILLARFWK, from the coding sequence ATGGGCCTCTGGATGCAACCGCTGTGGACTTACCTGAGCCATTCCCTGGCATCTTTCAGCTTGAGAGTCCCGTTTGCCATTGGGTTGGGGGCTATCGGTGGATCCCTGAGCCGCTACTATCTATCCCTTTGGTTTGCCGAGCGTTTTGGCCCCAGCTTTCCCTATGGAACCTTGATCATCAACCTATCGGGCTGTGGGGCAATGGGTTGGTTTATGACCCTGGCTATGGAACGCGCCAGCCTCTCACCGGAGGTGCGCCTCTTGGTAGGAGTTGGATTTCTGGGGTCTTACACCACCTTTTCCACCTATGAGCTGGATAGCTTTAGCCTCTGGCAACAACATCGCTTTGGCATTGGGCTTTTCTATTGGCTCGGCTCCTCCCTATTTGGGGCTTTGGCTATGGAGTTCGGCATTCTCTTGGCACGATTCTGGAAATAG
- a CDS encoding cation:proton antiporter domain-containing protein, which produces MLGSWLWILGMGFFVGQIVGRLGLPPLLGMIGVGILLGPQMGNVLSGEVLAAADDLRVLAVMIILMKAGLGLDREKLAQQGSVALRLGFLPATCEAVVVALLGMGLFGLDFPTGLLLGCVIGAESPAVIVPGMLRLKSLGWGVTKGIPDAILTGSALSDVLLLLVFSLLLSFLGQGAEESLNLLGMQLSPLQWLPFQVVIEIAMGLVMGYLGARALVSLLTRQNWTRNTVQDVLLAACMALWLVIFPRVWPYFSGYLAVMAMGFFLIELDTPLARRLRSGFDALWTVAEIVLFVLLGAALNLSVLGSVFLPGILLLSLGILLGRGVGWWLSTLGSNWNLRERLFLLPGNMAKATVQAAIGGIPLAEGLAGGETILALAALSILVTAPLGAWSTQGFAPKLLEKGEVDPTKVGSQGKVSFLAAVDTSPLAEAVLRKVADLARRVDGEVIVLHVTDDPQGIPAQQLQQLSQRLLADIRYQFCLRSGPLAETIVEMASERQVTDVVMGKRGHRGWEQVLVGSTSQAVLETSPIPVILVEENGLIAGRAPSPKALPSGHVAAQRTLKNTKEH; this is translated from the coding sequence ATGCTGGGCAGTTGGCTATGGATTTTGGGGATGGGGTTTTTTGTCGGCCAGATCGTCGGTCGGCTGGGCTTACCCCCGTTACTGGGGATGATTGGCGTCGGGATCCTGCTGGGGCCCCAGATGGGAAATGTTTTGTCTGGAGAGGTGCTGGCGGCAGCTGATGACCTGCGGGTGCTGGCGGTGATGATCATTTTGATGAAGGCGGGCTTGGGGCTGGATCGGGAGAAATTGGCCCAACAGGGATCCGTAGCGCTGCGTTTGGGCTTTCTGCCGGCGACCTGCGAGGCGGTGGTGGTGGCGCTGCTGGGGATGGGCCTGTTTGGGTTGGACTTCCCCACCGGTTTATTGCTCGGCTGTGTCATCGGGGCAGAGTCGCCGGCGGTGATCGTGCCAGGGATGCTGCGCCTGAAAAGCTTGGGTTGGGGGGTGACCAAAGGGATCCCGGATGCGATTTTGACCGGTAGTGCTCTTTCGGATGTGCTGTTGCTGTTGGTGTTTAGCCTGTTGCTTAGCTTTTTGGGGCAGGGAGCAGAGGAGAGCCTGAATCTACTGGGGATGCAGCTATCTCCCTTGCAATGGCTGCCTTTTCAGGTGGTAATCGAAATTGCTATGGGCTTGGTCATGGGCTACCTGGGGGCGCGGGCTTTGGTGTCGTTGCTTACCCGGCAGAACTGGACGCGCAACACGGTGCAGGATGTGCTGCTGGCGGCCTGTATGGCTCTGTGGCTGGTGATTTTCCCGCGGGTATGGCCGTATTTTTCTGGGTATTTGGCGGTGATGGCCATGGGCTTTTTCTTGATCGAGTTGGATACCCCTTTGGCGCGGCGGCTGCGCAGTGGTTTTGATGCGCTTTGGACGGTGGCAGAGATCGTTTTGTTTGTGCTGCTAGGGGCAGCTTTGAATCTGTCGGTGCTGGGATCCGTGTTCTTGCCTGGGATCCTGTTGTTGAGCTTGGGGATCCTGCTGGGGCGGGGCGTAGGCTGGTGGCTTTCGACGTTGGGGAGCAACTGGAACCTGCGGGAGCGCCTGTTTTTGCTGCCGGGAAATATGGCCAAGGCGACGGTACAGGCGGCGATTGGTGGGATCCCGTTGGCGGAGGGGCTGGCGGGAGGAGAGACAATCTTGGCCCTGGCGGCTTTGTCGATTTTGGTGACGGCTCCCCTCGGGGCTTGGTCCACCCAGGGGTTTGCCCCCAAACTACTGGAAAAGGGGGAAGTGGATCCCACTAAGGTGGGCAGCCAGGGCAAGGTCAGCTTTTTGGCGGCAGTGGATACCTCTCCTCTGGCGGAGGCGGTGCTGCGCAAGGTGGCGGATTTGGCCCGGCGTGTCGATGGCGAGGTGATTGTGCTGCATGTAACAGATGATCCCCAGGGGATCCCTGCCCAACAGTTGCAGCAGTTAAGCCAACGGCTTTTGGCGGATATTCGCTACCAATTTTGCCTGCGCTCTGGGCCCCTGGCGGAAACGATCGTGGAGATGGCCAGTGAACGACAGGTAACGGATGTGGTGATGGGCAAACGTGGCCATCGCGGCTGGGAACAGGTGTTGGTGGGATCCACCTCGCAAGCAGTATTGGAAACCAGCCCAATTCCGGTCATTTTGGTGGAAGAGAACGGCCTTATAGCGGGTCGTGCTCCCAGCCCGAAAGCTTTACCCAGCGGACACGTTGCTGCCCAAAGAACACTAAAGAACACTAAAGAACACTAG